In Trifolium pratense cultivar HEN17-A07 linkage group LG7, ARS_RC_1.1, whole genome shotgun sequence, a genomic segment contains:
- the LOC123896819 gene encoding coronatine-insensitive protein 1-like encodes MTEEDRSVKQNRVVDVVLDCVIPYIDDPKDRDAVSQVCRRWYELDSSTRKHVTIALCYTTTPWRLRRRFPHLESLKLKGKPRAAMFNLIPEDWGGHVTPWIKEISQYFDCLKNLHFRRMIVQDSDLKILAHTRGHVLQSLKLDKCSGFSTHGLGFIARFCRNLKVFLLEESTIVENDGEWLHELALNNTVLESLNFYLTDIVHVKVQDLELLAKNCPNLVSVKITDCEILDLVNFFRNATALEEFSGGTYNEESERYTAVSLPAKLCRLGLTYIGKNELPIAFTYAAALKKLDLLYALLDTEDHCMLIQKCPNLEVLETRNVIGDRGLTVLGNCCKKLKRLRIERGDDDQGMEDVDGSVSHRGLIALSQGCTELEYMAVYVSDITNASLEHIGTHLKNLCDFRLVLLDHEEKISDLPLDNGVRALLTGCDKLKRFALYLRRGGLTDVGLGYIGQYSQNVRWMLLGYVGQTDAGLLEFAKGCPNLQKLEMRGCSFFSEHALAVAATQLSSLRYLWVQGYGASPSGRDLLAMARPFWNIELIPSRCVAINNNINEPMVVVDHPAHILAYYSLAGQRSDFPDTVVPLNPGEYLQFHV; translated from the exons ATGACGGAAGAAGATCGGAGCGTGAAACAAAACCGCGTCGTGGATGTAGTCTTAGACTGTGTAATACCATACATCGACGATCCAAAAGACCGTGACGCGGTTTCTCAAGTGTGTCGGCGATGGTACGAACTCGACTCATCAACTCGGAAACACGTGACGATTGCTCTGTGTTACACCACGACGCCGTGGCGTCTCCGGCGTAGGTTTCCGCATCTTGAATCGCTGAAACTGAAGGGGAAACCTAGAGCTGCGATGTTCAATTTGATTCCTGAAGATTGGGGTGGTCATGTTACGCCTTGGATTAAAGAAATTTCTCAGTATTTTGATTGTTTAAAGAATCTTCACTTTCGTCGTATGATTGTTCAAGATTCCGATCTTAAGATTCTTGCTCATACACGTGGTCATGTGCTTCAGTCTCTTAAGCTTGATAAGTGTTCTGGCTTTTCTACTCATGGTCTTGGCTTTATTGCTCGCTTTTGCAG GAACTTAAAAGTTTTTCTTCTGGAGGAAAGTACAATTGTGGAAAACGATGGCGAATGGCTACATGAGCTTGCTTTGAATAATACGGTTCTTGAGTCTCTAAATTTTTACTTGACTGATATTGTTCATGTCAAAGTTCAGGACCTCGAGCtcttagccaaaaattgcccaAACTTGGTGTCTGTGAAAATTACTGATTGTGAAATCTTGGATCTTGTGAACTTTTTCCGCAATGCAACTGCTCTGGAAGAATTTTCTGGAGGCACCTACAATGAGGAATCTGAAAGATACACTGCTGTATCTTTACCAGCAAAGTTATGTCGATTGGGTCTAACGTATATTGGGAAGAATGAGTTGCCAATAGCGTTCACGTATGCAGCTGCACTGAAAAAATTGGATCTCCTCTATGCTTTGCTAGATACAGAGGATCATTGTATGTTGATCCAAAAGTGCCCAAATTTAGAAGTCCTTGAg ACAAGGAATGTAATTGGAGATAGAGGATTGACGGTTCTTGGTAACTGTTGTAAGAAGTTAAAAAGACTTAGGATTGAACGAGGTGATGATGATCAAGGAATGGAGGATGTAGATGGTTCTGTTTCCCACAGAGGACTAATTGCTTTATCACAGGGCTGTACAGAACTTGAATATATGGCTGTTTACGTGTCCGATATTACAAATGCATCTCTGGAACATATTGGCACTCACTTGAAGAATCTTTGTGATTTTCGTCTTGTATTGCTTGATCATGAAGAGAAAATATCTGATCTGCCGCTTGATAACGGGGTGAGGGCTTTGCTGACAGGGTGTGACAAGCTTAAAAGGTTTGCACTATATCTGCGGCGTGGTGGTTTGACTGATGTTGGTCTTGGTTACATTGGGCAATACAGTCAAAATGTGAGGTGGATGCTATTAGGTTACGTGGGGCAAACTGATGCAGGTCTTTTGGAATTCGCAAAGGGCTGTCCTAATCTTCAGAAACTTGAAATGAGAGGGTGTTCCTTTTTCAGTGAGCATGCACTCGCTGTTGCTGCAACACAATTGTCTTCTCTTAGGTACTTGTGGGTTCAAGGGTATGGTGCATCTCCATCTGGACGTGATCTTTTGGCGATGGCTCGCCCCTTTTGGAATATTGAGTTGATTCCTTCTAGATGCGTTGCTATCAATAATAATATCAATGAGCCTATGGTTGTTGTTGATCATCCAGCTCATATTCTTGCATACTACTCTCTTGCTGGCCAAAGATCCGATTTTCCAGATACTGTTGTACCTTTGAATCCTGGAGAATATTTGCAGTTTCATGTCTAG